Sequence from the Paramisgurnus dabryanus chromosome 3, PD_genome_1.1, whole genome shotgun sequence genome:
ACAGACAGTGGACAAATCTCCTTACCAGTCACACTgaaattattctgcctccaggaaggaagaaggagggcgccacggttagcagggtccaggccggagcctgacgtttccctttctcccccggcttatggtggttggcacccctgttgcccttgccctgtctgcccgtggctgcagtctccctggagggaggagaagaaacctattagttttaatttcccctttccccaattcccagttcttttaaatatttaaaccaaataaagcttgttttaaattttacttacctgttcccgtgtttgtctggtcattgggttggctttggggacctcctcgaggtgggagttgaaaaggggcgtggctttagtccaacatagccagcccctggtggtgacacGTCACACACTCGGTTGCTCTGATTGAttgtaggtctatccaattgagtgcagaggcattttttgtCCTGGTTCGGTTGAAACACTTCCCATAGTTACagcccaatggagcggtatcagactcaaattgtGACTAGAAATGAGTAAGACAATATCAGGCTACATTAACACTAATAATGTTGATAAAAAaagaatctcaaaactgaaaatcaaaAGTCAACCCACTGAATGAAAATTTGAATAATcgaatattctggtccagccctcataatcagtggtgtataaagaccttatatatttaaccgttatgtttttataaccttagaatgagctgtttttatctcCATAAACTGCAGCCCTCATACATGGAAGTcactgccatgtttctacagtaacattaaatggacaaactgctctatagagcACATGTAATCGCTATGTTTTAGGGCTGCATAGCGATTAATCATAGCAACTTAATGTTTgcagaataatttttttgtttagatCATATGTGTTtttgtactgtgtataataattatgcatatataaatacacacacacacacacacacacacacacacactacatgAATaagtaaatgtgtaaataaatatatttcttgCTCTATTTCCTGTCCTATACAATAAATAATTCCATCATTGACTGACTACATACCTATTTTCCCTGCGGAAGGTTTGGATGATGGAGGAGACTGTAGAGTGAGGCACATTAGGCTGAACTCGGCGACTTGCCTCCGCCATTGTGAGGCCATGGTTGATGAATTTCATCCAGGACAGCATGGTGTGTTCGTGCTCTTCGTCCTCTTCCCCCTATTCCACGCACTCTTactcctcctcttcttcttcttcttccccTTCCTCCTACTCCTCTTCCTCGAGCAGGAACTTGGCCAGGTGCCTCCATGTTGAGAAATTGTATTGGTCCTGCATGGTCAAGCTCTTTACATACATGTTGGGTAGCATTCAGTCATTGACAGCACCTGTCAGGTAACTAAATCTACTGTTTGATTGGTCATCTGAGATGTGTGAAACTTCTCCTTTTTTAGTCAAGTTCTAGTTTCACCTGACTGTCAACTGctgtaataaatgtttaaatatttcaaGAATTCATATATGGTATTCATTGTATTGTGTTCTTGACTAGTTTTGACAATCGAACAGACTATTGTGCATGTGATGACTTATACAATGAAATGACGCTGACACGTTTTGAAGTGAACAACCATTAGACTGAGAATCAACAATCAGTTTAGATCAACAAAATCTATTCACTTGGAAATTGTGCTAAATGTACGCTACCTGTACTTAATCATTTGCAAAGATGTACCGAGACATTGAGACCTGTAGGCCCTTTTAGTGACTTCGAGATGATAGTCTTTCTGTCTCCAAAAATCACCAATTGCCtcctgtgaaatgtctcctcCTGTAGAGCTATCACGATTATGAAACTTGTGTCGATTATTCCAagtaattgcctgttttagggcTTTGACGGTTATGATGattaatttactgttttttgcTTTGACATTAAATTCTCATAcactttttgtttgttcatgaaataattttcacacattgttgtgattatttaaattaaatattttgcaaggtttatgtggcagtaaatattataacacatatttaaaagtactcTGATACGATctcgtttatacaggcgctgcagctccccctgatgttttttagaaaaatgtgcaatcattgcggtgatcagAAATCATTGCGATGAGGTCAGCTGCGATGTAGCGCCTATTACGGAATGTTGATTGTTTGTCCGAGTGAGTggagggggcgtggcttagccataggtcaattctcaagaacgcaagtacagaggacgcatgaaaataccgggatgtgttcttgatatcaagGATGCATCaagtgcagacttgcgcgcCGAAATCACTTCATGCCCCAGATGTCTTTGTGGCAAAACAATGGCAGAGGAGAtgtgaccaacaggaagatcgcactcatctcaattctcacaagtgtgttctcgcgaccttctgagtttgttcttccaaggtcgcctAGCAAGACCGATTTCCACGAgaacgcaagtccgttcttGTCATGCACCGTGAAACGTGTTAGATCCAAATGCAGGTTTATTAAAGAGTAATCCACAAACAGGCTAAGGTCAACAACCAGGCAAACAAACACAGAGTAGGCATCCAAAAACAGTAGTCAATATATCCAGGCAAAGGTCAGGGCAGGCAGCATACAATCATCAACAATTAACAGGCACAGGTCAAAAACAGAGAGATACAGAATGACAGGTAAGCGCTCTGTAatgcagacaaacaaacaatactTTGCAAAGTGAATGAGTTCTGAGTGAGCTTATATAGTCCAGGTGATTACAAAACAGGATGCAGGTGTGATGAACCAGTTAGTGCAAGGGATCATGGGTATTGCAGTCCAGAAGCATATGTGAATGTACAATCTCTGACGGACAGCAGAGTGAGCCATGATGACTGTGACAGTTTTTTtcgttcttggaattgagaaacagcctatGTGGCAGCTACCTTAGCTTGTctttgcattttaaaattgaggttggttgcaattcgcaattaCACCAGTAGATGCAGCTAAAAAcacattacacatttaaaacaaattctgTATGGTTCTACTGTCTGTTGTAACATGTATTGACTGTGAAGCTGCAACAAATTTGCATAATTGCTCTGTAAATTTTACAACAATGCAGAATTGTGAATATCTTGTACTTCCACCTGCAGATCTACAACATGTTTCCAGTGCTTAGGCCATGGCTGAAGACCTGGAGACTGCTAATGGAACGTGTGGAGAGCAACCATGCTGAAATACAGGTGCTAGTGGATCGCTTGCGGGAGACTTTAAACCCTCTCAACTGCAGAGGATTAGTCGATGCCTTCCTCATCCAAAAACAAAGCTTAGAGGTAGAATATCATGAATTTATATATCAAATGTGTGGGTTAATATACATATGTTTAAAACTAATTCTCacactaaataataataaagcagttttttgtgattttaacagaAATCTGGAGAAAATGATTCGCAATTTAATGATCTGAACCTGCTCATGACTGTGGCCAACCTGTTTGCTGCCGGTTCTGACACAACCGGCACAACGCTACGCTGGGGTTTACTGCTCATGGCCAAATATCCTCACATACAAGGTTATAGCAGGTCAAACTGTTCTCTTTATATTTACAAAAGTAAGTAAAGATATGAAACATTTTCTGTGTGATCTTCTGGGTCATAGATCGGGTTCATGAGGAAATTGACAGGGTGCTTGGCGGACGTGAACCGGTTACAGAGGACAGGAAGAATTTACCTTACACAGACGCTGTGATCCATGAAATCCAGAGACTGGCGAATATAGGGCCCTTGAATCTGCCACATAAAACCAGCTGTGATGTGAACTTCAATGGATATCTCATCAAGAAGGTCCATATTGTATATTATTCACACTTTACAGTCTGTTGTCCAGCTCAACTTATCCAAAGTATGTGTCATTAGTTTTTCTGAGTTTACCCACAGCCTTTTGTTTTTAAGTTGCTTCTGGACAAATTAGGGGTATTTAGCACACTAATGTAGTCTGTGTTTTTTCTGAAATCTAGGGGACGTGTGTCCTTCCACTGCTGACGTCTGTTTTGAGAGATGAGAGCGAGTGGGAGACGCCCGACACTTTTAACCCTGAACACTTCCTCAATGAGAACGGTCAGCTGATCAAACGTGATGCCTTCTTGCCCTTCTCAGCAGGTAATAAACTTTACTATTCACATCAAAATCAATTTGACTTATGTTGTTTAACAATTATGTCATTACAAACGCATTCCCTTCTTTTCTCTCAGGACGCAGGATTTGTTTAGGAGAGGGTTTGGCCAGGATGGAGCTCTTTCTGTTCTTCACTTCTCTTCTTCAGTGTTTTCACTTCACTCCTCCACCTGGAGTCTCTGAAGATGAATTGGATCTCACACCAGTTGTGGGTCTCATCTTGAACCCCTCACCACACAAGCTGTGTGCAGTCAGTAGGGGAGAAAAACACAACCTCAAGTTATAAATCCAAAGGCAGAATAACTAGTTAAATATACCTCATGATTGTAAAACCTAAAGACTCTTACAGTGGCGTCCAGTGACTTCATTTCCGAGGGCGAACATCTCTTTTCTCATAAACCATTTTGACACACGTGCAGCAGGCTCGTATTTTGACAAGTCACATGATCGgacacacattttgaaattttgcccctcggaagagaagtcatcGGCCACCACTGGACACTTGTTTCACATTATAAGACTCTTAGACTATTATATTATCTCATTAGCTTTTACATTACACATGTACATTCTGTGCCTTAACATATTCAATTGTATTTCAAGTAAGACCACTTATTTCCTGTGTCTCGTCACTTATTACACGATCCCTTACCTGTTATTAATTTTCAGCTGTTCCCCTCATTAGTTCTCTCTATTTAATGTCCCTGTGCTGTTTGTtctgtgcttgtgtgtttgtctAACTGTGAGTATCGTGTCTGAAAATATCTAGTCTAGTTTGTTATCTCATACAGTCTGTTTGTAGTGATGTTCTTGTTTAGTCAGTGTTTTGTTTTCTAGTATTTGTGATGTTTTGCCCCTCATGGGTTTTGTTTTGCTGTTCTagtggtgggcagagcgaggctttgtgaaacactgaaacagttgaatcaattgtgcAGTATGTTTCGAGGCTTTGAAACATCAATTTGAAACCGCCTCCAGTGACACCTAGCAGCCTTAGCAAGATTTTAGAAGAGCGCTGACAAATTTTATCTCACATGTTGTTTGATTGACACATAACTGATAGAATGGGAGAGTGTATAGTCTTCTTGACTCTCATGCAAAGATCTTAGGATCGAACCTGGGAAATGCATACGCTACGTCATCATAATAAAATgccttttgttgttgttgttgttttaacatctgtttgacaactacatgagcttttaggctcacAATTGTCGATAACTATAGGCTATTTGGgtctatttaataaaaaaaaattaaatagagatataccaaataaataatagaaattcataaaatatatcaagccataatatgccacattgtttacatataaagatctttattcaGAAATATAAATTGTTCTGTGTTGATGGACTCAGCCAGCATCTTTTTTGTACATATaatttctccagcctttgaaaaAAATTCTCACACAAGGGACACTTGTTGCTGACATGCAATTTTTTGTAAGTAGCCTAACTGTTACATACAAATGAGGAAAAATTACTTATTTTCCGTAATTTTAGAGTATTTGATCTTGGCAAAAATGCATCTATGATGTATTGTCAGATTTGTTTCCTACCCTGTCAGTTTAAGATTCGATGCAGATTCAACAGGTACGCCACCTTTCGTGACTTTGGTATTTCGAATCACTTCATCACGTGATATGGGTGTTTCGAAGCATCTACGCTTCAGGAGATCGACACGGTGTCAAAACGTCAGTTTCGCCGCAGCCATCCCTATGCTGTTCTTGTGTCGTGTTAAAGTCATCAGTTTTTTGTATACATCTGTCTGCGCCTGGGTTCTTGCCTTGCCATTCCTGACAGTGATATTATCAAAAAACTTCTATGTATCTTTGTTTGGGCATTTAATGATTGATCAGTGAATGTGATACCTGGGTTTAGATACAgcagggaaaataagtatttgacacatcagcatttttatcagtaagaggatttctaagtgggctattgacacaacattttcaccagatgtagccatcaagccaaatattgaatttatacaaaagaaatcagaacatttaagtatacaagttgggtcataataaataaagtgaaatg
This genomic interval carries:
- the LOC135734257 gene encoding cytochrome P450 2K1-like, which translates into the protein MALVETLLLNVSSTGALLAALLLLLVIYFCFRSPEDDQEPPGPKPLPLVGNLHILDLKQLHVSLWNLSKKYGSVFKVHLGPKKIVVLAGYKTVKQALVNQADEFGERDITPIFQDINKVHGIIFTNGDRWKTLRKFALSTLRDFGMGRKLSEEKIIQETRYLREVFETFQGNPFNTTQPVNYAVSNIISAIVFGNRFEYEDPKFNEMVDRANQFILLMGSASIQIYNMFPVLRPWLKTWRLLMERVESNHAEIQVLVDRLRETLNPLNCRGLVDAFLIQKQSLEKSGENDSQFNDLNLLMTVANLFAAGSDTTGTTLRWGLLLMAKYPHIQDRVHEEIDRVLGGREPVTEDRKNLPYTDAVIHEIQRLANIGPLNLPHKTSCDVNFNGYLIKKGTCVLPLLTSVLRDESEWETPDTFNPEHFLNENGQLIKRDAFLPFSAGRRICLGEGLARMELFLFFTSLLQCFHFTPPPGVSEDELDLTPVVGLILNPSPHKLCAVSRGEKHNLKL